The segment GTTCGGTGACCCAGAACAAGTACGGGACGCCGAATGCCACGAACGACTGCAGCGGTCCGGTCGCCAGCACCTGGCCGGCCCCGAACACGGTTGACTTCAACGGCCTCGAGGCCGCGTTGATGGCTGCGGTGAGCCAGGCGGCTCCGCCGAAGCTGTACTACCTGCCTCCCGGCGACGACGATGTTGCTGGTACATTTACGGATTGGCCGGATGAGGGCGAGACGACTCCCTATGCCGCCGGTCCGTCGCTCTACACCCAGTTCAACGTCAACGCGGTTGAGGGCTGCTTCGAGATCGACACCTGCTGCATTCTGCCCGCCAACCACATTTCCGGAACTGACCTGCAGACCAACATCGTTCCCTTCGAGTTCGTCCTTGGTGAGGTCTGCATTCCGGCCAACCAGTGCCCGACCGGCCTCGCCGCTGGGCCGCAGAATCCGAATCCGGCTCTCACCGGAGCCTTGGTGTCTGTCCAGCTTTCGGCGACCGATCCGGAAGGCGATCCGCTCACGTACTACCCCTCGCGGGGTAGCGTGAATCCGGCGACCGGCGAATGGACTGACACCCCGGGCTGCCCCGACGTACCTTCGTACCCTGTGACCGTGGAGATTGGTGACAATCAGCACGCGCAGGGCGCTTGCGCGTCGGTCCAGTTCACAGTGGCTGTTGCGCCGGCCAACCTGTCGATCACCTGCCCCGGCAACATGACCGTTCATTGGGGCGATGTTGCCAGCGGCAAGGCGACCGCTTCCGGCGGCTGCCCGCCGTACACCTACACAGCCAGCATCGGCAGCATCGACAACGACGGCAACTGGAGCTACACCACGACCTGTCAGGATCTCGGTACCACCACGGTCACGATCACGGTGAACCCCTCCTGTACCTTCGACCTGACGGTGACGAACGCTGCGCCGGTGTGCGCGAACATTCCGGATTACCTTGCCCTGTACGAGATTCCGTTCAGCATCGATCTGACGACCACCCAGGGCGATGGCGATCCGATCCAATACCTCAACTACACAGGACCGGCGTGGGCCAGCATCGTGGGCACCAACGTTGTCGGCACCCGTCCGACCGGCGATCCGGCTGAGTACATTGTTGGCTACGACATGTTCGACGGCTGCCAGTACACGCACTGCTCCTTCAAGCTCTATTTTGAGAAGAGCTGTGCCCAGGTCGACGCTTGCATCGCGATCGAGGGCGAGACCGGCGTGGCCTATGACAGCACGCTGAACGGTCGCAACCACACGATGTATGTTGTGGCTCACAACGGCTCCGTGCCTGATTTGGCGGGCGGTTTCAACTTCCTGATTTGCTACGACCAGAGCGGTCTGTCCTTCCTCGGTGCTGGCCAGACGAGTGAGTTGGGATGGGAGTACTTCACCTATCGTACCGGCATGTTCGGTGGTAACTGCGGCAGCGGTTGCCCGAACGGGTTTGTCCGTCTCGTTGGTGTTGCCGACATGAACGACGCCGAGACGCCGGTCGCGGGAAGTTGGAACTTGAACGGCAAGAAGCTGGCGTGGCTGAAGTTCTACGTCACGGCCGACCGCAACTACATCAACAGCTGCTTCCACGTGAAGTTCTGCTCGATTGAGTGCGGTGACAACTCGATCAGCGACTCCACCGGTAACATCTTGTGGCTGCCGTGCCCAGGCCAGAACAGCAACGACATCGCCTTTGGCCCGGACTACAGCTTTGCGGCGTGCCTTGGCGACACTGCGAAGTACGAGCCGAAGGAACTCCTGAAGTTCTGCGGTGGTGCGATCTGCGTGAGAGAGCCGAATGACGATCGTGGCGACATCAACCTCAACGGTATTGCCAACGAGATCGGTGACGCGGTCCTCTACACGAACTACTTCATCTATGGCGACATCGTGTTCGATCCGAACCCGAACTACAAAGAGAGCCAGATCCTGGCCTCTGACGTCAACAACGATGGTATCGTGTTGACGGTCGCCGACCTGATTTACCTCATTCGCATCATCACCGGCGATGCCGAGCCGTTCCCGCAGGGCGGCAGCGGCCATCCGAAGCTCTCCCCGTATGCCAACGCGGTTAACGTTGTCAGCGACGTGTCCGATGGCGCTCTGAACGTGAGCACCAGCTCGAACGTCGAGGTCGGCGGCGCCGTATTGGTCTACCGGTACAGTGGCGTTGCGGTCGGTACCCCGGTCGCGGCTCCTGGCTTCGAGATCAAGTCGCGTGCCTCCAACGGCGAACTGCGCATGGTGGTCTATGGTGCGAAGGTCCCGGCCGGCTCCAACACGCTGGTCTCCGTTCCGGTCAACGGCAACGGCACCATCGAGCTGGTCGAGTCCCAGTTCTCCGACTACAATGGTGCGCTTCTGACGGTGAACGCCGCGAAGGTCGGCCCGCCGAAGGAGTACGCGCTGTTGCAGAACTATCCGAACCCGTTCAACGCTGGAACAGTGATCCCGGTCGCGTTGAAAGACGCCTCCGAGTGGTCGCTGTCCATCTACAACGTCGCGGGCCAGGTCGTCCGGACCTTCTCCGGTTCGAGCGATGCCGGCATCGTGAACGTGGCGTGGGACGGTCGGACGGCTGACGGTTCGTCCGTGGCCACCGGTGTCTACTTCTACCGCGTGACCACCCCGAACTTCACCGCCACCAAGAAGATGGTCCTGTTGAAGTAACGGGCTTTCTTCATCCCGTCGGGGGAGGGTGCGATCCCTCCCCCGATGGTTAAACGGGCCGATACGGACAAGGAACGGCGACCCGGTCGAAAGAGTCGACCCAGAACGCGAAGGAGGGGTGACAGGGCAGACTGAGAATGGAGAACGGTCAATTGTGACCGCGAGGATTGTCACAGGATTGAAGATGTCGTATCCCGGCTTGGTGAGTCCCCCGCGTGGGGCCATGGGTGTTGGCCGGGGTTTTTTGTTGCAGTGTCCAGAGGGTTTTGCGAGTTTGGTATTATATTATGATGTTATGCTCGAAGGCGCGGCCATATCCCATTCGCTGCCACGGGGCTTCCGCCTCGTGTCTGGTGCTCCACCCGCAGGGTGGGAACGGCTGTTGGTGGGGCAGACATTCCTGTCTGCCCAGGACCATGCGCAGGCAGGAATGCCTGCGCCACCATGGTCTGCTGCTGCTCCGCGGCGAACGTCAGCCCAAGGGCTGACCGGCACATCAGGCTCGGTGCATGATCTGTTTGTGCCACGGGTTTTCGGACCTGTGCTTGGTGATAAGAACCAAGTAGGCGTGGCCGCGGTCTGTGATCGCAGTCCCGCGCAGCGGGACAACATCCCGAATGCCAGATCTCAGGACCGCGATCGGAGATCGCGGGCACACGGGACACCGCGCAGTTTGGTGTGCGGGTCAACCCTTGGGTTCATCCTGAAGGTTCACCCTGAAGGGCTGACCTCGGACCCGCAGGTTCCGTCGGACAGTTTCACGGCTCGCGCCGTGGGCTATGATCTTCGCCACTCCGGGGCTGAACATGTAGGGCGGGCTTTGCCCGCCATCTCAATGAGAAGAGAATGACGAACCAACCCTTAACCCAGAAAGGTCAACCAACAGGCGGTGCGGACCGCCCAGATGGACCGACGGTTTGAACGGATGTAGACCCCACGTCCTGTTCCGCTGCGAAGTGATACCGCCCCTACCGCGAACGGTGCAGGCCCACGCGCCATCGTCATGATGGGCATTGGGTTTGCGATTTGAGGATCGTCGAGATCATCCCTGGACGGGGGTCGAGTCCTCCGGACTGGGGGAGAAGGAACCGGCAAGACGTTGTCCCCCACCGTCCAGTGGCGGACCCCATCGGCCCGACCTCACCAGGCCGACGGCGGGACGGACGACCGGCCGGGTCCCGACGGTCAGACCGGAAGCGGAATTATGCAGGACCTTGCATGGCCCAGAGCCAAGATCGACCGGGTTCCCGATCGGAGTCGGGATACGGCGGATGTGCTTGGGGCCGTGTATGGGTGTATTCCGATACCAGTGCGTGGGCGGTCGGCTCCGCATCGACCGAAAGGGGTAATGACGATGTTCCCTACGATGATGACCAACTCGGGACGAAGGGCAGGCGTTGTGACAGGCTGGCTCGCCGGCGGTCTGCCGGTGGCGCTGCTTCTCCTGTTGCCGTTACTCCTTGTCGCCTGGCCCGCACAAGCCCAGACGCCGTCGATACTGGACACTCTTCGGATCATCAATGCGACGGCCGCAGTGGGTGATACATTCGACGTGGACGTGTACCTGAGAAACGTCGATTCGCTCGGCTCATT is part of the Candidatus Zixiibacteriota bacterium genome and harbors:
- a CDS encoding T9SS type A sorting domain-containing protein produces the protein MAVNRVTVVSNLAVAKNATAVVIGIKVVNDVELTGFVLPLEYRDTDANGTFMVGPSSTFKGIQFTAGNRMGSSPLTGSVTQNKYGTPNATNDCSGPVASTWPAPNTVDFNGLEAALMAAVSQAAPPKLYYLPPGDDDVAGTFTDWPDEGETTPYAAGPSLYTQFNVNAVEGCFEIDTCCILPANHISGTDLQTNIVPFEFVLGEVCIPANQCPTGLAAGPQNPNPALTGALVSVQLSATDPEGDPLTYYPSRGSVNPATGEWTDTPGCPDVPSYPVTVEIGDNQHAQGACASVQFTVAVAPANLSITCPGNMTVHWGDVASGKATASGGCPPYTYTASIGSIDNDGNWSYTTTCQDLGTTTVTITVNPSCTFDLTVTNAAPVCANIPDYLALYEIPFSIDLTTTQGDGDPIQYLNYTGPAWASIVGTNVVGTRPTGDPAEYIVGYDMFDGCQYTHCSFKLYFEKSCAQVDACIAIEGETGVAYDSTLNGRNHTMYVVAHNGSVPDLAGGFNFLICYDQSGLSFLGAGQTSELGWEYFTYRTGMFGGNCGSGCPNGFVRLVGVADMNDAETPVAGSWNLNGKKLAWLKFYVTADRNYINSCFHVKFCSIECGDNSISDSTGNILWLPCPGQNSNDIAFGPDYSFAACLGDTAKYEPKELLKFCGGAICVREPNDDRGDINLNGIANEIGDAVLYTNYFIYGDIVFDPNPNYKESQILASDVNNDGIVLTVADLIYLIRIITGDAEPFPQGGSGHPKLSPYANAVNVVSDVSDGALNVSTSSNVEVGGAVLVYRYSGVAVGTPVAAPGFEIKSRASNGELRMVVYGAKVPAGSNTLVSVPVNGNGTIELVESQFSDYNGALLTVNAAKVGPPKEYALLQNYPNPFNAGTVIPVALKDASEWSLSIYNVAGQVVRTFSGSSDAGIVNVAWDGRTADGSSVATGVYFYRVTTPNFTATKKMVLLK